The following are from one region of the Salvia splendens isolate huo1 chromosome 2, SspV2, whole genome shotgun sequence genome:
- the LOC121792585 gene encoding uncharacterized protein LOC121792585 isoform X4 → MPESKLSESESEDKASSKEETDNGTANEKDTPLDQEKASEYEKQRLQRIEDNNRRMEALGLRKMAINLMGSAPKTHNKSNDKKGNKKIVDEDEEYNPTQEDEEISCSEDDDDNEFSPSKKTKMKKNSTIPKKRGPNNLDTDFVDDDDALMQAIALSLQDTETSGAHVLNTVPSENEKRRENLSIQDRSRKKGRKPVSILFVLITSRVNMNEDEMLIHFFQFDESGRGSFFLRDVQRLAATHDFTWSEKEIADMIYCFGSDGDGKISFEDFRKIVVRCNMLKASEKDATG, encoded by the exons ATGCCTGAATCGAAACTATCAGAATCGGAATCTGAAGATAAAGCTTCGTCGAAGGAGGAAACCGATAATGGAACTGCAAACGAGAAAGACACGCCTTTAGATCAGGAGAAAGCATCAGAGTATGAGAAGCAGAGATTGCAGAGAATCGAAGACAATAATAGAAGAATGGAGGCTCTGGGACTGCGCAAAATGGCAATTAATCTCATGGGATCTGCTCCAAAAACCCATAACAAGAGTAACGATAAAAAGGGCAATAAGAAAATTGTGGATGAAGACGAGGAGTATAATCCAACTCAAGAAGATGAGGAAATCAGCTGTtcagaagatgatgatgataacGAGTTTTCACCCTCGAAGAAGACAAAG ATGaagaaaaatagtactattCCTAAGAAGCGAGGCCCCAATAATCTTGACACGGATTTtgtggatgatgatgatgcctTAATGCAA GCAATTGCGCTATCTTTGCAAGATACTGAAACTTCTGGGGCTCATGTTCTGAACACTGTACCTTCCGAAAAtgagaaaagaagagaaaatctGTCTATTCAGGATCGTTCACGAAAGAAGGGAAGAAAACCAGTTAGTATTTTATTCGTTCTG ATAACTAGCCGAGTCAATATGAATGAAGATGAAATGCTTATACACTTCTTTCAGTTCGATG AATCTGGGAGAGGGAGCTTCTTTCTAAGAGACGTACAGCGACTAGCAGCCACCCATGACTTTACATGGTCTGAAAAGGAGATAGCTGATATGATATATTGCTTTGGTAGTGATGGAGATGGAAAG ATTAGTTTTGAAGATTTCCGAAAGATCGTGGTTAGATGCAACATGTTGAAAGCTTCTGAAAAGGATGCAACTG GTTGA
- the LOC121792585 gene encoding uncharacterized protein LOC121792585 isoform X1, which translates to MPESKLSESESEDKASSKEETDNGTANEKDTPLDQEKASEYEKQRLQRIEDNNRRMEALGLRKMAINLMGSAPKTHNKSNDKKGNKKIVDEDEEYNPTQEDEEISCSEDDDDNEFSPSKKTKMKKNSTIPKKRGPNNLDTDFVDDDDALMQAIALSLQDTETSGAHVLNTVPSENEKRRENLSIQDRSRKKGRKPVSILFVLITSRVNMNEDEMLIHFFQFDESGRGSFFLRDVQRLAATHDFTWSEKEIADMIYCFGSDGDGKISFEDFRKIVVRCNMLKASEKDATGKLIPLSYHDIHHLCRALFLQIQCFDFHLVFLG; encoded by the exons ATGCCTGAATCGAAACTATCAGAATCGGAATCTGAAGATAAAGCTTCGTCGAAGGAGGAAACCGATAATGGAACTGCAAACGAGAAAGACACGCCTTTAGATCAGGAGAAAGCATCAGAGTATGAGAAGCAGAGATTGCAGAGAATCGAAGACAATAATAGAAGAATGGAGGCTCTGGGACTGCGCAAAATGGCAATTAATCTCATGGGATCTGCTCCAAAAACCCATAACAAGAGTAACGATAAAAAGGGCAATAAGAAAATTGTGGATGAAGACGAGGAGTATAATCCAACTCAAGAAGATGAGGAAATCAGCTGTtcagaagatgatgatgataacGAGTTTTCACCCTCGAAGAAGACAAAG ATGaagaaaaatagtactattCCTAAGAAGCGAGGCCCCAATAATCTTGACACGGATTTtgtggatgatgatgatgcctTAATGCAA GCAATTGCGCTATCTTTGCAAGATACTGAAACTTCTGGGGCTCATGTTCTGAACACTGTACCTTCCGAAAAtgagaaaagaagagaaaatctGTCTATTCAGGATCGTTCACGAAAGAAGGGAAGAAAACCAGTTAGTATTTTATTCGTTCTG ATAACTAGCCGAGTCAATATGAATGAAGATGAAATGCTTATACACTTCTTTCAGTTCGATG AATCTGGGAGAGGGAGCTTCTTTCTAAGAGACGTACAGCGACTAGCAGCCACCCATGACTTTACATGGTCTGAAAAGGAGATAGCTGATATGATATATTGCTTTGGTAGTGATGGAGATGGAAAG ATTAGTTTTGAAGATTTCCGAAAGATCGTGGTTAGATGCAACATGTTGAAAGCTTCTGAAAAGGATGCAACTGGTAAGCTAATCCCACTCTCCTATCATGACATCCATCATCTTTGCAGAGCTCTTTTTTTGCAAATTCAGTGTTTTGATTTCCACCTGGTGTTTTTAGGTTGA
- the LOC121792585 gene encoding uncharacterized protein LOC121792585 isoform X2, giving the protein MPESKLSESESEDKASSKEETDNGTANEKDTPLDQEKASEYEKQRLQRIEDNNRRMEALGLRKMAINLMGSAPKTHNKSNDKKGNKKIVDEDEEYNPTQEDEEISCSEDDDDNEFSPSKKTKMKKNSTIPKKRGPNNLDTDFVDDDDALMQAIALSLQDTETSGAHVLNTVPSENEKRRENLSIQDRSRKKGRKPQITSRVNMNEDEMLIHFFQFDESGRGSFFLRDVQRLAATHDFTWSEKEIADMIYCFGSDGDGKISFEDFRKIVVRCNMLKASEKDATGKLIPLSYHDIHHLCRALFLQIQCFDFHLVFLG; this is encoded by the exons ATGCCTGAATCGAAACTATCAGAATCGGAATCTGAAGATAAAGCTTCGTCGAAGGAGGAAACCGATAATGGAACTGCAAACGAGAAAGACACGCCTTTAGATCAGGAGAAAGCATCAGAGTATGAGAAGCAGAGATTGCAGAGAATCGAAGACAATAATAGAAGAATGGAGGCTCTGGGACTGCGCAAAATGGCAATTAATCTCATGGGATCTGCTCCAAAAACCCATAACAAGAGTAACGATAAAAAGGGCAATAAGAAAATTGTGGATGAAGACGAGGAGTATAATCCAACTCAAGAAGATGAGGAAATCAGCTGTtcagaagatgatgatgataacGAGTTTTCACCCTCGAAGAAGACAAAG ATGaagaaaaatagtactattCCTAAGAAGCGAGGCCCCAATAATCTTGACACGGATTTtgtggatgatgatgatgcctTAATGCAA GCAATTGCGCTATCTTTGCAAGATACTGAAACTTCTGGGGCTCATGTTCTGAACACTGTACCTTCCGAAAAtgagaaaagaagagaaaatctGTCTATTCAGGATCGTTCACGAAAGAAGGGAAGAAAACCA CAGATAACTAGCCGAGTCAATATGAATGAAGATGAAATGCTTATACACTTCTTTCAGTTCGATG AATCTGGGAGAGGGAGCTTCTTTCTAAGAGACGTACAGCGACTAGCAGCCACCCATGACTTTACATGGTCTGAAAAGGAGATAGCTGATATGATATATTGCTTTGGTAGTGATGGAGATGGAAAG ATTAGTTTTGAAGATTTCCGAAAGATCGTGGTTAGATGCAACATGTTGAAAGCTTCTGAAAAGGATGCAACTGGTAAGCTAATCCCACTCTCCTATCATGACATCCATCATCTTTGCAGAGCTCTTTTTTTGCAAATTCAGTGTTTTGATTTCCACCTGGTGTTTTTAGGTTGA
- the LOC121792585 gene encoding uncharacterized protein LOC121792585 isoform X3, with protein MPESKLSESESEDKASSKEETDNGTANEKDTPLDQEKASEYEKQRLQRIEDNNRRMEALGLRKMAINLMGSAPKTHNKSNDKKGNKKIVDEDEEYNPTQEDEEISCSEDDDDNEFSPSKKTKMKKNSTIPKKRGPNNLDTDFVDDDDALMQAIALSLQDTETSGAHVLNTVPSENEKRRENLSIQDRSRKKGRKPITSRVNMNEDEMLIHFFQFDESGRGSFFLRDVQRLAATHDFTWSEKEIADMIYCFGSDGDGKISFEDFRKIVVRCNMLKASEKDATGKLIPLSYHDIHHLCRALFLQIQCFDFHLVFLG; from the exons ATGCCTGAATCGAAACTATCAGAATCGGAATCTGAAGATAAAGCTTCGTCGAAGGAGGAAACCGATAATGGAACTGCAAACGAGAAAGACACGCCTTTAGATCAGGAGAAAGCATCAGAGTATGAGAAGCAGAGATTGCAGAGAATCGAAGACAATAATAGAAGAATGGAGGCTCTGGGACTGCGCAAAATGGCAATTAATCTCATGGGATCTGCTCCAAAAACCCATAACAAGAGTAACGATAAAAAGGGCAATAAGAAAATTGTGGATGAAGACGAGGAGTATAATCCAACTCAAGAAGATGAGGAAATCAGCTGTtcagaagatgatgatgataacGAGTTTTCACCCTCGAAGAAGACAAAG ATGaagaaaaatagtactattCCTAAGAAGCGAGGCCCCAATAATCTTGACACGGATTTtgtggatgatgatgatgcctTAATGCAA GCAATTGCGCTATCTTTGCAAGATACTGAAACTTCTGGGGCTCATGTTCTGAACACTGTACCTTCCGAAAAtgagaaaagaagagaaaatctGTCTATTCAGGATCGTTCACGAAAGAAGGGAAGAAAACCA ATAACTAGCCGAGTCAATATGAATGAAGATGAAATGCTTATACACTTCTTTCAGTTCGATG AATCTGGGAGAGGGAGCTTCTTTCTAAGAGACGTACAGCGACTAGCAGCCACCCATGACTTTACATGGTCTGAAAAGGAGATAGCTGATATGATATATTGCTTTGGTAGTGATGGAGATGGAAAG ATTAGTTTTGAAGATTTCCGAAAGATCGTGGTTAGATGCAACATGTTGAAAGCTTCTGAAAAGGATGCAACTGGTAAGCTAATCCCACTCTCCTATCATGACATCCATCATCTTTGCAGAGCTCTTTTTTTGCAAATTCAGTGTTTTGATTTCCACCTGGTGTTTTTAGGTTGA
- the LOC121792586 gene encoding vesicle-associated protein 1-1-like, whose translation MSNTELLQIEPLELQFPFELKKQISCSMQLTNKSENHVAFKVKTTNPKKYCVRPNTGVVMPHSSCDVTVTMQAQKEAPPDMQCRDKFLLQSVVVNPGLSSKDITPEMFNKDSGNQVDECKLRVAYVPPPRPPSPVREGSEEGSPPRASVSEDGTVNQASDLNMMSKGFPETNEITSEVKALISKLTEEKQSIIQQNSRLQQELDLLRRQGHRSTGGVPVMYAIIFGLIGILLGYLFKRT comes from the exons ATGAGTAACACCGAGCTCCTTCAAATTGAGCCTCTCGAACTTCAATTCCCAT ttgaattgaagaagcagATCTCATGTTCGATGCAGCTGACGAACAAGTCTGAGAATCATGTTGCATTCAAG GTGAAAACGACGAATCCAAAGAAGTACTGTGTGAGGCCAAACACTGGAGTTGTGATGCCACACTCTAGTTGTGATGTTACAG TTACCATGCAAGCTCAAAAAGAGGCTCCGCCGGATATGCAATGCAGGGATAAGTTTCTCCTACAGAGTGTAGTGGTGAACCCTGGGTTATCTTCAAAGGATATTACTCCAGAAATG TTCAACAAAGACTCGGGGAACCAAGTAGATGAATGCAAATTGAGAGTAGCCTATGTTCCACCCCCTCGACCACCTTCACCTGTTCGAGAGGGGTCAGAGGAAGGCTCCCCCCCTAGAGCATCAGTCTCAGAGGACGGGACTGTGAATCAAGCTTCTGATTTGAACATG ATGTCAAAGGGATTTCCTGAAACAAATGAAATCACATCAGAG GTGAAGGCTCTCATCTCAAAGCTGACTGAAGAGAAACAATCTATTATTCAGCAAAATAGCAGGCTTCAGCAAGAACTG GACCTCCTAAGGCGTCAAGGTCACAGAAGCACCGGTGGTGTCCCCGTCATGTATGCCATCATCTTTGGCTTGATTGGGATCCTGTTGGGGTATCTTTTCAAGAGAACGTAA
- the LOC121792588 gene encoding uncharacterized protein LOC121792588, whose protein sequence is MSLFTQSPSSNPVHSVSRLHHRTPKLYKSQSLFGRCNLPYVSSGLRIICCANTSRWEPPPVTYVPEKEGTLLKESSNIFETITSSSEAAEASITKTEHQHVDANKQPVMQFHYLRQPLWLLGPLLLLVTGVVPTLWLPISSIFLGPNIASLLSLTGLDCIFNLGATLFLLMADSSAHPNKESEGCSSKPPSSYRFWNIIANVAGFIIPSVMFIASQKGLLQPQLPLISWAVLLGPYFLLLWVQLLTEMLTWHWQSPVWLVTPVVYESYRLLQLMRGLKLGAEVGAPSWMVHTVRGLVCCWVLVLGVQLMRVAWYAGFTARAYQQQSAEVGS, encoded by the coding sequence ATGTCATTGTTTACGCAGTCTCCATCCAGTAATCCGGTGCATTCTGTTTCCCGATTGCATCATAGAACCCCTAAATTATATAAATCTCAGAGTCTGTTTGGCAGATGCAACTTGCCATATGTTAGCAGTGGTCTTCGGATCATTTGTTGTGCTAACACATCTCGATGGGAACCACCTCCAGTAACATATGTTCCCGAGAAAGAAGGTACATTGCTCAAAGAGTCTAGCAATATCTTTGAAACCATCACTTCTTCTAGTGAGGCAGCTGAAGCTTCAATAACTAAGACGGAGCATCAGCATGTGGATGCAAATAAGCAGCCTGTTATGCAGTTCCACTACCTTAGGCAGCCTCTATGGCTTCTTGGCCCCTTGCTTCTCTTGGTGACCGGCGTTGTACCCACCTTGTGGCTGCCAATATCATCTATTTTCCTTGGCCCCAACATAGCCAGCCTTCTATCCCTTACCGGACTAGACTGCATTTTCAATCTTGGCGCGACCCTGTTCCTCCTTATGGCGGACTCCAGCGCTCATCCAAACAAGGAGAGTGAAGGTTGCAGCAGCAAGCCTCCTTCAAGTTACAGATTCTGGAACATCATTGCAAATGTAGCTGGATTCATCATTCCCTCAGTGATGTTCATTGCTTCCCAGAAAGGATTGCTTCAGCCTCAGCTGCCTTTGATCTCATGGGCAGTGCTCTTAGGCCCTTACTTCCTGCTTCTGTGGGTGCAACTGCTGACGGAGATGCTGACGTGGCACTGGCAGTCGCCGGTGTGGTTGGTGACACCGGTTGTTTATGAGTCGTATCGACTGTTGCAGCTGATGAGAGGGCTGAAGCTGGGGGCAGAGGTCGGGGCACCGTCGTGGATGGTGCACACGGTAAGGGGATTGGTGTGCTGTTGGGTGCTGGTTCTTGGGGTGCAACTCATGAGAGTTGCTTGGTATGCTGGTTTTACTGCTCGTGCTTATCAACAGCAGTCTGCTGAGGTTGGATCATAA